A genome region from Dolichospermum compactum NIES-806 includes the following:
- a CDS encoding AmpG family muropeptide MFS transporter has protein sequence MKEIQALRQAFQSQKMGALLLLGFASGLPLFLTSRTLQLWMQDAKVDIAKITLFGLLSLPYSLKFLWSPLLDRFTPPLLGGRRGWLIITQIGLVLAIAALAIQQPAQSDQILQILAINCLIITFLSATQDIAGDAYRTDILNPLEAQPGASVWVLGYRIALFITSSLALVLADYLPWNVVYLLMAVIMAGSIFTTLWSPAEHKLQDKTQLAPISSQDVIFIVLITLLVAGLIAGVFVGFIPQPVFYWLLAGLLVAWITTSLLLPNSLLNEITEDSPPQNLQTAIFLPFKEFFHRFGIKQASLTLGFILLYKLGDSLVGITANLFLREIDFTKTEIGAIQAGMGFIATTVGVLAGGVIMTKINLNRSLWLFGALQLLSNLGYYALAIAYKKDYSLLIIAVNIENFSAGLVTVATVAFLMSLCNHRFTTTQFALFSSLMAISRDVLSAPAGSWATATGWPTFFLLSLVAALPGLLLLPIVAPWNPKVLATTRPGLQEEDIWEHK, from the coding sequence ATGAAAGAAATTCAAGCACTCAGACAGGCCTTCCAAAGCCAGAAAATGGGTGCTTTATTGTTACTAGGTTTTGCATCAGGTTTACCACTATTCCTCACCAGTAGAACCCTACAACTATGGATGCAAGATGCTAAAGTTGATATTGCCAAAATCACCTTATTTGGGTTATTAAGTTTACCTTATTCCTTAAAATTCCTGTGGTCGCCCCTATTAGATAGATTTACACCACCATTACTAGGTGGCAGAAGAGGGTGGTTAATTATTACTCAAATTGGGTTAGTATTAGCGATCGCTGCCCTTGCTATTCAACAACCAGCCCAAAGCGATCAAATATTACAAATCCTCGCCATCAACTGCCTGATTATTACCTTCCTCAGTGCCACCCAGGACATCGCAGGTGATGCCTACCGTACCGACATTTTAAACCCCCTAGAGGCGCAGCCAGGGGCATCTGTATGGGTATTAGGCTACCGGATCGCCCTATTTATTACCAGTTCTCTCGCCTTAGTCCTAGCAGATTACTTACCTTGGAATGTCGTATATTTACTCATGGCAGTAATTATGGCAGGAAGTATATTTACCACCTTGTGGTCGCCCGCAGAACACAAACTCCAAGACAAAACACAACTAGCGCCCATTTCCAGCCAAGACGTGATTTTTATAGTCCTGATCACCTTACTAGTAGCCGGGTTAATTGCCGGCGTTTTTGTCGGCTTCATTCCCCAACCCGTGTTTTATTGGTTATTAGCGGGATTATTAGTTGCTTGGATAACGACATCATTATTATTACCAAACTCTCTCCTCAATGAAATTACAGAAGATAGTCCTCCTCAAAACTTACAAACAGCTATTTTCCTACCCTTTAAAGAATTTTTTCACCGCTTTGGCATCAAACAAGCCAGTTTAACACTAGGTTTTATATTACTTTATAAACTAGGTGATTCCCTGGTTGGGATTACAGCCAACCTATTTTTACGAGAAATAGACTTTACCAAAACCGAAATCGGCGCAATCCAAGCAGGAATGGGATTTATTGCCACCACCGTCGGCGTATTAGCTGGGGGGGTAATCATGACCAAAATTAACTTAAATCGCAGTTTGTGGCTATTTGGGGCGCTGCAATTACTCAGTAACTTAGGTTATTATGCCCTGGCGATCGCTTATAAAAAAGATTATTCCCTACTAATCATCGCCGTAAACATCGAAAACTTCTCCGCTGGATTAGTCACAGTTGCTACAGTCGCCTTTTTAATGAGTCTCTGTAATCACCGATTCACAACCACCCAGTTTGCTTTATTCTCCAGCCTCATGGCCATTAGTCGAGACGTACTTTCCGCCCCCGCCGGCAGTTGGGCTACAGCCACAGGTTGGCCGACATTTTTCTTACTTTCTCTTGTAGCGGCGTTACCTGGTTTGCTACTATTACCTATTGTTGCCCCTTGGAATCCCAAGGTATTGGCAACCACCAGACCAGGACTACAAGAAGAAGATATATGGGAACACAAGTAG
- a CDS encoding undecaprenyl-diphosphate phosphatase, with translation MTTILELNSIDLLLSQLLQVGAPSEVASQVDLVQGVIQAFILGIVQGITEFLPISSTAHLIIVTKVFGWKELGSKDFVDAIQFGSVIAILWYFWAVISGLVKGAITAFQTKDWESEDGKIVVGIAVGTIPALTIGFLLKDVIPESSLIIAIMSVIMAMLLGLAEKFGTRKRGFNALEIRDGILVGLGQTLALVPGVSRSGSTLTTGLFLGLEREAAAKFSFLLGFPTLTIATLYKSLKIFKMFQSGELPNNIVILLVVGIVSTFIFSYLSIAFLIKYLQTKNTLVFVWYRLAFGISILLAIAAGWQG, from the coding sequence ATGACAACAATTTTAGAGTTAAATAGTATAGATTTACTATTATCACAACTGTTACAGGTAGGAGCGCCTAGCGAAGTAGCTAGTCAAGTTGATTTGGTTCAAGGAGTAATCCAGGCATTTATTTTAGGAATTGTGCAAGGAATTACCGAGTTTTTACCAATTAGTAGCACGGCACATTTAATCATTGTAACTAAAGTATTTGGTTGGAAAGAACTTGGTTCTAAAGATTTTGTTGATGCTATTCAATTTGGGAGTGTAATTGCCATTTTGTGGTATTTTTGGGCTGTAATTTCTGGTTTGGTGAAAGGTGCAATTACAGCTTTTCAAACTAAAGACTGGGAAAGTGAAGATGGGAAAATTGTTGTGGGGATTGCTGTGGGGACAATTCCGGCTTTAACTATTGGATTTTTATTAAAAGATGTAATTCCCGAAAGTTCCTTGATTATTGCGATTATGTCGGTAATTATGGCGATGCTGCTAGGTTTAGCGGAAAAATTTGGAACTCGTAAACGAGGTTTCAATGCTTTGGAAATTCGAGATGGTATTCTGGTAGGATTAGGACAAACTTTAGCTTTAGTTCCGGGAGTTTCTCGTTCTGGTTCAACCTTAACTACTGGGTTATTTTTGGGGCTAGAAAGAGAAGCAGCCGCGAAATTTTCTTTTTTGTTGGGGTTTCCCACTTTGACGATTGCGACTTTATATAAAAGTTTGAAGATCTTCAAAATGTTTCAATCTGGAGAATTACCAAATAATATTGTAATTCTGTTAGTTGTTGGCATTGTTTCTACCTTTATTTTCTCTTATTTATCAATTGCTTTTTTAATCAAATACTTGCAAACTAAAAATACGTTGGTTTTTGTTTGGTATAGATTAGCTTTTGGCATTTCTATTTTATTAGCGATCGCTGCCGGTTGGCAAGGATAA
- the dndC gene encoding DNA phosphorothioation system sulfurtransferase DndC, with product MTTGQQPENKNQPNRTVPELVEYIQALTTEIQELYCLDEIPWVVGYSGGKDSTATLQLIWNAISGLPAEKRTKPIHVITTDTGVENPYVSAWVKSSLKQMEVAAEEQKMPIQPHLLQPETKQTYWAGLIGKGYPAPRNKFRWCTGRLKIEPSNLFIRDVVRANGETIVILGTRKTESITRGLIMIKREIGRVRERLCPHPNLINSLLYTPIEDWRTDEVWMYLMQFSNPWGYSNKDLFTMYRGATADNECPLVVDTSTPSCGSSRFGCWVCTLVNSDKSMQAMIQNDEEKEWLQPLVDFRAELDVDRDREKRDFRRLRGEVQLFERNVNGETSVEPIHGPYTKYWREYWLRKLLAAQKEMRENAPESMRDITLISQAELSEIRRIWLEEKHEFDDSVPRIYEEVTGEVFKDPRPGADQSILGSDEWGVLEEICEGDGMHLELMARLLDTERQFKKKTRRVGIYESLEKCFDTSSRSPEKAIANAHLKRDLRQAALEGDVATIREKFKQLSLGDTAEKQETKPQTWANFKYAQKNPDDNPDQ from the coding sequence ATGACTACAGGACAACAGCCAGAAAATAAAAATCAGCCGAATCGTACTGTACCAGAGTTAGTGGAGTATATCCAAGCTTTGACGACAGAAATTCAAGAATTGTATTGTTTAGATGAGATACCTTGGGTAGTAGGCTATTCAGGTGGAAAAGACAGCACTGCTACTTTACAGCTTATTTGGAATGCAATTTCTGGACTTCCAGCGGAAAAAAGAACTAAACCAATTCATGTAATTACAACAGATACAGGGGTAGAAAATCCCTATGTTTCTGCTTGGGTAAAAAGTTCATTAAAACAAATGGAAGTAGCGGCTGAAGAGCAAAAAATGCCAATACAACCTCATTTACTACAACCAGAAACTAAACAAACATATTGGGCAGGTTTAATTGGTAAAGGCTACCCAGCGCCACGCAATAAATTCCGCTGGTGTACTGGACGGCTAAAAATTGAGCCTTCTAATCTTTTTATTCGTGACGTTGTGAGAGCTAATGGTGAAACAATTGTTATTTTAGGAACTCGCAAGACTGAAAGCATAACTCGCGGTTTGATTATGATAAAACGTGAAATAGGTCGAGTCAGAGAGCGCCTCTGTCCTCATCCTAATTTAATAAATTCTTTACTTTACACACCTATTGAAGATTGGCGAACTGATGAAGTTTGGATGTATTTAATGCAGTTTTCAAATCCTTGGGGATATAGCAATAAAGATTTATTTACTATGTATAGAGGTGCAACAGCAGATAATGAATGTCCTTTAGTTGTTGATACTTCTACTCCTAGCTGTGGTAGTTCTCGCTTTGGTTGCTGGGTTTGTACATTAGTTAATAGTGATAAATCTATGCAAGCAATGATTCAAAATGATGAAGAAAAAGAATGGTTACAACCATTAGTTGATTTTCGTGCTGAATTAGATGTTGACCGTGACCGCGAAAAAAGAGATTTTCGTCGGTTACGGGGAGAAGTTCAATTATTTGAACGTAATGTAAATGGTGAAACATCTGTTGAACCTATACATGGTCCATATACAAAATATTGGCGAGAATATTGGCTAAGAAAATTATTAGCAGCGCAAAAAGAAATGCGTGAAAATGCGCCTGAAAGTATGCGGGATATTACCCTTATTTCTCAAGCAGAATTGAGTGAAATTCGCCGAATCTGGTTAGAAGAAAAACACGAATTTGATGATAGTGTCCCCCGCATATATGAAGAAGTCACAGGAGAAGTATTTAAAGATCCTCGTCCTGGTGCAGATCAAAGCATACTTGGTAGTGATGAATGGGGAGTATTAGAAGAAATCTGTGAAGGTGACGGAATGCACCTAGAATTAATGGCTAGACTATTAGATACAGAAAGACAATTCAAGAAAAAAACTCGCCGTGTGGGTATCTACGAAAGCCTAGAAAAATGCTTTGATACAAGTTCCCGTTCACCAGAAAAAGCGATCGCAAATGCCCATTTAAAACGGGATTTAAGACAAGCAGCATTAGAAGGTGATGTTGCCACAATTCGGGAAAAATTCAAACAATTAAGTTTAGGAGATACCGCCGAAAAACAAGAGACTAAACCACAAACTTGGGCTAACTTCAAATATGCACAGAAGAACCCAGATGATAACCCAGACCAATAG
- a CDS encoding GNAT family N-acetyltransferase: protein MNLLPGYSVRQGSTLDKALLVKFMQRTYQEQFPDQNFSHLAHTVEQYFCRNTPLWWVDAEVREQGAGGGEQGAGGNNFPITNHQSPVACLWVGNAIDQVSGDRHPHIFLLYVIPEYRRRGLGKALMNYIENWAKQNRNASGEQTYHQIGLQVFLSNTPALNLYHQLGYQEQSLWMIKSL, encoded by the coding sequence GTGAATTTACTCCCCGGCTATTCTGTTCGCCAAGGTTCTACCCTCGATAAAGCCCTCTTGGTCAAGTTCATGCAGCGCACTTACCAAGAACAATTCCCTGATCAAAACTTTTCCCACCTAGCACATACAGTTGAACAATACTTCTGTCGTAATACCCCCCTATGGTGGGTAGATGCAGAGGTAAGGGAGCAGGGGGCAGGGGGCGGGGAGCAGGGAGCAGGAGGAAATAATTTTCCAATCACCAATCACCAATCACCCGTAGCTTGTTTATGGGTGGGGAATGCTATAGATCAGGTTAGTGGCGATCGCCATCCGCACATCTTTCTCCTCTACGTCATCCCAGAATATCGGCGCAGAGGACTTGGTAAAGCCTTGATGAATTATATAGAAAATTGGGCTAAACAAAACCGTAATGCCTCTGGTGAGCAAACCTATCACCAAATCGGACTACAAGTATTTCTCTCCAACACACCCGCATTAAATCTTTATCATCAACTTGGTTATCAAGAACAATCCCTCTGGATGATAAAATCACTCTAA
- the dndE gene encoding DNA sulfur modification protein DndE, whose translation MESPIERIKLSQTAKEQLLKLKRSTKIEQWNILCRWAFCRSLAEPAAPSPVPIPQDSNVELTWRVFGGEMSDILLLALKQRCYNDGLDTDRETLITQFRLHLHRGIGYLAGDQNIKKIEDLIELATKKVKC comes from the coding sequence ATGGAATCACCAATAGAACGTATTAAACTTTCCCAAACAGCCAAAGAACAACTACTCAAACTTAAACGCAGCACAAAAATCGAACAATGGAACATATTATGTCGGTGGGCGTTTTGTCGTTCCCTCGCAGAACCAGCAGCACCTTCCCCCGTACCTATCCCCCAAGATAGCAACGTCGAACTGACATGGCGGGTTTTTGGGGGAGAAATGTCCGATATTTTGCTTTTAGCCCTCAAACAACGCTGCTACAACGACGGCTTAGACACCGATAGAGAAACCCTAATTACGCAATTTCGCTTACATTTGCATCGCGGTATTGGTTACTTAGCCGGAGATCAGAATATTAAGAAAATTGAAGATCTAATTGAACTAGCCACAAAGAAAGTAAAATGCTGA
- a CDS encoding HEAT repeat domain-containing protein, which yields MYDEYELSLLDSEGELITPLDQIEPLTDESEVEKPDVELMLVLLAHPQPQQRMLAARAFCDIQDERATPHLIHLLTDNCPLVRVSAAYGIGRNPAKEAVEPLIRQLNRDFNGYVRKGIVWALGNCRDRRSLAPLTDALRTDIPAVRLWAASALAQMTEVGYEAIVGAIPALIEALVTDPIAAVRSNSAWTIGQLCKELPSNVVYATAIDALIQAFAEDKDLGVRADTKASLLGVGDPRGLQLIETLEQEGWF from the coding sequence ATGTACGACGAATACGAACTCAGCCTACTCGACAGCGAAGGGGAGCTTATTACCCCACTAGACCAAATAGAACCACTGACTGATGAATCAGAAGTGGAAAAGCCTGATGTGGAATTAATGCTGGTACTCCTAGCCCATCCCCAACCCCAACAACGGATGTTAGCAGCGCGTGCTTTTTGTGATATTCAAGATGAACGAGCAACACCTCATCTCATCCATCTTTTAACAGATAATTGTCCCCTAGTGCGAGTTAGCGCTGCTTATGGTATCGGACGTAACCCAGCCAAAGAAGCCGTAGAACCCTTAATTAGGCAACTCAACCGCGATTTTAATGGTTATGTTCGCAAAGGCATAGTCTGGGCTTTAGGTAATTGTCGCGATCGCCGTTCCTTAGCACCTCTCACAGATGCCCTGAGAACCGATATTCCCGCCGTCCGTCTCTGGGCAGCCAGCGCCCTAGCACAGATGACAGAAGTAGGTTATGAAGCCATCGTCGGCGCAATTCCCGCCCTAATTGAAGCCTTAGTTACAGACCCCATCGCCGCTGTACGAAGTAACTCCGCTTGGACAATTGGCCAGCTTTGTAAAGAACTACCATCTAACGTCGTCTATGCCACAGCTATAGACGCATTAATCCAAGCTTTTGCCGAAGATAAAGACTTAGGAGTGAGAGCAGACACCAAAGCCTCACTACTGGGCGTTGGCGATCCTCGGGGCTTACAATTAATCGAAACCCTAGAACAAGAAGGATGGTTTTAG
- a CDS encoding ABC transporter permease translates to MGTQVVILVGTFVLIVTGLLLGYVLSQLVLQSLPFNHVTLLGTISLILIFGTLYYVLFWQLRREPLQALNPSIPNQPDEEVTGNYLKNRLIARLSGDVAAAERLIEQAKQNVPGMPENWYCEKVLNELDQDQP, encoded by the coding sequence ATGGGAACACAAGTAGTTATTCTTGTCGGTACATTTGTTCTAATAGTGACAGGTCTATTACTGGGCTATGTCCTCTCACAATTAGTTCTCCAAAGTCTGCCTTTTAACCACGTCACACTTCTGGGAACTATCAGCCTGATCCTAATTTTTGGGACACTTTATTACGTCCTATTTTGGCAACTGCGACGCGAACCCCTGCAAGCACTCAATCCCAGCATCCCCAACCAACCAGACGAAGAAGTGACCGGCAACTACCTCAAAAATCGCCTCATCGCTAGATTATCTGGAGACGTAGCGGCGGCGGAAAGACTAATTGAACAAGCCAAACAAAATGTTCCGGGAATGCCCGAAAATTGGTACTGTGAAAAAGTCTTAAATGAGTTAGACCAAGATCAGCCTTAA
- the dndD gene encoding DNA sulfur modification protein DndD, translating to MIFLELVLQNFGPYAGKQIINLNPQIDEDNARPIILLGGMNGGGKTTLMDAIRLALYGQRAQCSTRGNLSYSDFLTQCVNSKSTPTEKTRIELVFEHIEEDRPIKYRVVRTWEKNPKDGKDHLGILGDDETWPIDSLVNIWDEYIENILPIGISNLFLFDGEQVKELAEQEIPPPIVVDAINGLLGLELADKLAIDLEILVNRKKREFADTKDLEKLAEIETRLQEKQAEYENNQIKLANLNIEVGELEKIHEEALDRFVNEGGKIAAERSQLEQQREEKIKVANNVRESLCELAADVLPLALISPLLSQVQRQGEKELKTQQIQLAKDVLIARDERLLNWLQQLNLENNKVTNIQSFLAEDINNLYTNNLSTENNWLNGDEESLSLLDNITYRLQTSQNTAQKQLDELTNCEEEILTLERQVQTAAAPEEYTKLQKAVKEAQTEFNKLKSQSDIMTQKLIELDTETKRLRQELNEYTVENLKYQNSEHIIDSALKVQETLKVFRERLTLRKLNKLEEEVKNCFLYLLHKSDLVHRIAIDSKSFGLSLYDLNGKPVPKHRLSAGEKQLLAIAFLWGLAKVSGRRLPVAIDTPLGRLDSSHRNNLVERYFPSASHQVILLSTDTEIGKKEYQNLQETEAIAREYLLQYNSGKRETTIKPGYFW from the coding sequence ATGATCTTCCTAGAATTAGTCCTGCAAAACTTCGGTCCTTATGCTGGAAAACAAATCATCAACCTCAACCCCCAAATTGACGAAGATAACGCCCGCCCAATTATTTTATTAGGGGGAATGAACGGCGGCGGAAAAACCACCCTAATGGATGCCATTCGCCTCGCATTATATGGACAACGCGCCCAATGTTCAACCAGGGGAAATCTGAGTTATAGTGATTTTCTCACCCAATGTGTGAATAGTAAAAGTACCCCCACAGAAAAAACCAGAATTGAATTAGTTTTTGAACATATCGAAGAAGATAGACCAATAAAATATCGGGTTGTGCGGACTTGGGAAAAAAATCCTAAAGATGGAAAAGACCATTTAGGAATATTAGGAGATGATGAAACATGGCCAATTGATTCATTAGTAAATATTTGGGATGAGTATATAGAAAATATCTTACCTATAGGCATTTCCAATTTATTTCTCTTTGACGGTGAACAAGTGAAAGAACTTGCAGAACAGGAAATACCGCCGCCCATAGTTGTGGATGCGATTAACGGACTTTTGGGTTTAGAATTAGCTGATAAATTGGCAATTGATTTAGAGATATTAGTAAATCGCAAAAAACGAGAATTTGCAGATACAAAAGATTTAGAAAAATTAGCAGAAATTGAAACTCGACTTCAGGAAAAACAGGCAGAATATGAAAACAATCAGATAAAACTCGCAAATCTGAATATTGAAGTTGGAGAATTAGAAAAGATTCATGAAGAAGCTTTAGATAGATTTGTAAATGAAGGTGGTAAAATTGCCGCTGAACGTAGTCAATTAGAACAACAAAGAGAAGAGAAAATTAAAGTTGCGAATAACGTCCGTGAATCTTTATGTGAACTAGCTGCTGATGTTTTACCTTTAGCCTTAATTAGTCCTTTATTATCTCAAGTCCAAAGACAGGGAGAAAAAGAACTGAAAACTCAACAAATCCAACTAGCGAAAGATGTATTAATTGCTAGAGATGAAAGATTACTAAATTGGCTACAACAATTAAATCTGGAAAATAATAAAGTTACTAATATTCAATCTTTCTTAGCTGAAGATATCAATAACTTATATACTAATAACTTATCAACAGAAAATAATTGGTTAAATGGAGATGAAGAAAGTTTAAGTTTACTTGACAATATAACTTATCGTTTACAAACTTCCCAAAATACCGCCCAAAAGCAATTAGATGAATTAACTAATTGTGAAGAAGAAATCCTCACCCTAGAAAGACAAGTCCAAACTGCGGCTGCACCGGAAGAATATACAAAACTACAAAAAGCAGTAAAAGAGGCACAAACTGAATTTAATAAACTTAAATCTCAGTCAGATATAATGACTCAAAAACTGATAGAATTAGACACAGAAACCAAAAGATTGAGACAAGAACTAAATGAATATACAGTAGAAAATCTTAAATATCAAAATAGTGAACATATTATTGATTCGGCGTTAAAAGTTCAAGAAACATTAAAAGTGTTTCGAGAAAGATTAACCCTGAGAAAACTGAATAAATTAGAAGAAGAAGTAAAAAACTGTTTTCTATACTTATTACATAAATCAGACTTAGTACATCGCATTGCTATTGATAGTAAAAGCTTCGGATTATCATTATATGATTTAAACGGGAAACCAGTCCCCAAACATCGGCTTTCTGCTGGTGAAAAACAACTATTAGCGATCGCATTTTTGTGGGGATTAGCCAAAGTATCAGGAAGACGCTTACCCGTCGCCATAGACACCCCATTAGGAAGACTCGATTCCTCCCACCGTAACAACCTAGTAGAAAGATACTTCCCCTCCGCCAGTCATCAAGTAATCCTCCTTTCCACCGACACCGAAATCGGCAAAAAAGAATATCAAAACCTGCAAGAAACCGAAGCCATAGCCCGTGAATACCTACTCCAATACAACTCAGGTAAAAGAGAAACCACAATCAAACCCGGTTATTTTTGGTAA
- a CDS encoding four helix bundle protein yields the protein MGRPDFEELQVYKLSEKLANESWKVVMGWDNFSKDTIGKQIVRSADSIGANIAEGRGRYNFQDNKRFIKIARGSLNETIHWLRLAYARHLLTVEQVNILKQIIHELPAKLNAYLNSIGND from the coding sequence ATGGGAAGACCAGATTTTGAAGAGTTACAAGTGTATAAATTATCAGAAAAATTAGCAAATGAAAGTTGGAAAGTAGTTATGGGATGGGATAATTTTAGTAAAGATACAATTGGTAAGCAGATTGTGCGTTCAGCAGATAGCATTGGGGCAAATATAGCAGAAGGTCGAGGACGTTATAACTTTCAAGATAATAAACGCTTTATTAAAATAGCTAGAGGTTCTCTAAATGAAACAATTCATTGGTTGCGGCTTGCTTATGCCCGTCATTTATTAACAGTTGAACAAGTAAATATTCTCAAACAGATAATTCATGAACTTCCCGCCAAGTTAAATGCTTATTTAAATTCGATTGGTAATGACTAA
- a CDS encoding TIGR03279 family radical SAM protein, protein MTTIQPAKITKVLPDSIAEEIGFTAGDAIVAINGTKPRDLIDYQFLCADEILKLEVLDATGKTHHVEIEKDYDDDLGLEFATALFDGLIQCNNRCPFCFIDQQPPGKRTSLYLKDDDYRLSFLYGSYLTLTNLSAKEWQRIEQMRLSPLYVSVHSTEADVRIRLLKNHRGGEILSQLHWFQERRLQIHAQVVVCPGINDGEHLERTLRDLTSFHTGELPTVASVAVVPVGLTRFRPQEDELVPVTREKAQEVIYQVKLLSQEFRKKYDSSVVWLADEWFLIAGEELPTEAEYEEYPQIDNGVGSIRLFIKQFTQTATELLPPKIINQRRLTWVVGNAVETAFQPLVEQLNTVAGLEVKMRALSSDYWGQSISVTGLLTGHDLLLNLKGQDLGEGILLPSVMLKHGELVFLDDMTVAEVSQKLNVSIFPVAGVEELINTCLQAD, encoded by the coding sequence ATGACTACCATTCAACCTGCTAAAATTACCAAGGTGCTGCCTGACTCAATTGCGGAGGAAATTGGCTTTACAGCCGGTGATGCGATTGTGGCTATTAATGGCACAAAACCCCGTGATTTAATTGATTATCAATTTTTGTGTGCTGATGAAATTCTCAAATTGGAAGTTTTAGATGCGACGGGGAAAACCCATCATGTCGAAATTGAAAAGGATTATGATGATGATTTAGGACTAGAATTTGCCACAGCTTTATTTGATGGTTTAATTCAGTGTAATAACCGCTGTCCTTTTTGCTTTATTGATCAACAACCACCAGGAAAACGGACTAGTTTATATTTAAAAGATGATGATTACCGGTTAAGCTTTTTATATGGTTCTTATCTAACTTTAACGAATTTAAGCGCGAAAGAATGGCAAAGAATTGAACAAATGCGGTTATCGCCTCTGTATGTTTCCGTGCATTCTACGGAAGCTGATGTGAGAATTAGACTTTTAAAAAATCATCGCGGTGGGGAAATATTATCCCAGCTTCACTGGTTTCAAGAACGAAGATTGCAAATTCATGCTCAAGTTGTTGTCTGTCCTGGGATAAATGATGGTGAACATTTAGAAAGGACATTGCGGGATTTAACATCTTTTCATACTGGAGAATTACCAACCGTAGCATCAGTAGCAGTTGTTCCGGTGGGTTTGACACGGTTTCGTCCCCAGGAAGATGAACTCGTACCTGTAACGCGGGAAAAAGCCCAAGAGGTAATTTATCAAGTTAAATTACTCTCCCAGGAATTTCGGAAAAAATATGATTCTAGTGTCGTCTGGTTAGCTGATGAATGGTTTTTAATTGCTGGAGAAGAATTACCCACTGAAGCTGAATATGAAGAATATCCGCAAATTGATAATGGTGTGGGTTCAATTCGCTTATTTATTAAACAGTTTACCCAAACTGCAACTGAGTTATTACCACCAAAAATTATCAATCAACGCAGATTAACTTGGGTGGTAGGTAATGCAGTGGAAACAGCATTTCAACCCTTGGTAGAACAGTTAAATACTGTCGCCGGTTTAGAAGTGAAGATGCGAGCTTTATCTAGCGATTATTGGGGACAAAGTATCAGTGTGACTGGTTTATTAACCGGACATGATTTACTTTTAAACTTAAAAGGGCAAGATTTAGGAGAGGGAATTTTATTACCTAGTGTCATGCTGAAGCATGGGGAATTGGTATTTCTAGATGATATGACGGTTGCAGAAGTATCTCAAAAATTAAATGTCAGTATTTTCCCAGTAGCGGGAGTTGAGGAATTAATCAATACTTGTCTTCAAGCGGACTGA